GGTGCACGACGACGAAGGCCCCGACGACATGCCCGCCCACATCCGCACCGCGCTCACCTGCACCAGCCTGGTGCTGCCGTTCCAATCGGGCCGGCTCTTACTCGGTACCTGGCAGGCTGTGTATGTGTGGGAGCACAGGGCCCGGCCGCACCGGCGCCGCTTCAGCCTGCATCTGCTCGGCGAATGACCCTGATCCTCTGCTCCTTCCTGCCATGGCTGCCAAGCCCCTGACCCCGGCCCAGATCGCTGCTTTGCCCACAGACCTGCCGCAGTGGACGGTGCGGCAGGGCAAGCTGCACCGCGAACTGCGCTTCGCCGATTTTTCTGCCGCCTTCGGCTTCATGGCCCGGGTGGCCCTGGCGGCCGAGGCGCTGGGTCACCACCCGGAGTGGTGCAACGTCTGGAACCGGGTGACGATCAACCTCACCACCCACGACACCGGCGGGCTGTCGGACCTCGACCTCGCCCTGGCGCAACGCATTGATGCGTTGGTGAGCTGAGGCCGCCCCCATGGGTTTCCGCCACCTCGATCGGATCGCCACCGAGGCGAACATCCGATGGCTCTTAGGGTTGGCACAAGGAGCTCCGCCGCTCGCTGCATGACCCCGGCACCTCCCCACCGTCCATCCGCTCCGACTCTGGAGCCGTTGGCCTTGCCCTGGGATCTGCACCTCACCCTGAGCAGTTCGAGAGGGTGTGCCAGGCGAACCCTGAGGCTGTGCTCGAACTCGCCGCCGATGGTCAGTTGATCGCCCTGACGCCCACCGGCAGCGAAACCGGCGCCCGCAACGCTGCCCTGAACAGGCTTCTGGCCCTGGCGCTGCGCTCCAGCGGACTGGCGTTCAAGCTGTTCGACAGCTCCACGGGGTTTCGCCTGCCTGATGGCTCGGTGCTGAGCCCCGACGCCTCCCTGCTGCACCTGGAGCGCTGGACGGCCCTCACGGCCGAGCAACGCCGCGGTTTCGCCCCCCTCTGCCCCGATCTGGTGGTGGAACTCGCCAGCCCGTTGGACGAAGACCCCCGCGGGCTGACGGCCCTGCGACAGAAGATGGACCGCTACCGCGCCAATGGCGCGCAACTCGGCTGGCTGCTGATTCCCGAGGTGTGGGCGGGCTGATTGGGGTGATTAGGCTCATCCCATGCTGGTGAGCCCCTCCCAGCGCAGCTTCTGGCGCCAGCGCCGGCTGGAGGCGACTGCCTTGGCCGAGGCCCGGGAGGTGGCGGGCCGCCAGCTTGCTGCTCAGGCAGCCCGCCTGCCCCCGGCCCGGCCCTGGCCGTGCTCGTCGGCCGCAGCCCCGAGATCGCTGCGGCCTCCACCGCCTTGGCCGCCCAGATGCTGCGTCAGGGCCGCATCCAGGAGATCTACGTGTCTGGAGTTGCGCCGGCCACCGCCCAGCGGCTTCTTGATCTGGGGGTCCCGCCCGGGCGCATCGCCGGCGACAGCTGCGCCCGCACCACCTGGGAGAACACCAGCCTCACCAGCACCTGGATCCGTGAGCACCACAGCGCCGCCAGCCGCCCAGCGATCCTGCTGATCACCGACCCCTGGCAACGTCCCCGCGCCAGCCACGCCTTCCAGCGCCAGCAGCTGCCCGTCACCCCCATCCCCGCCGTCCCCGTCCTGCCGCTCCTCCAGAGAAACCGCCTGGCTTTGCGTGAAACCGCCGCGACGGTTCTTCATGGCCTGCAGGGCAGGATGTGAACGGCCTGTGGCCCCCTGAGGTACTGCTTTCTGCCGTACCATTGCCACAGTATTGCCGGGTGTGATGACCACCACCGATCGCCTCGATCTCAAGCTTTCCAGCACCGACAAGCAGCTCCTTCAGCAGGCAGCCGCCATCGAAGGCATCTCGGTTGCTGCATTCGTTCGCTGTGCCGCCAAGCAGCGCGCCGCTGAAGCGATCCAGCTCAATCGGGTCCTGTCCCTCTCCAGTCGCGATTACGAAGCGTTCCACGCGGCGCTCGCCGAGCCGTTCCGTCCCAACGAGTCGCTCTCTCATGCCTTGACCCAGGTCGGAGCCCGCGTCCAGCGTGTTTGACGAGCAGCTGCTCGATCCCAAACGTCACAACCGCTCAGCCTTTGCCTGCGGTGAACCGATGTTGGATACCTTTTTGCAGCGAAACGCCCACCAGAACATGCGCCGAGGTATCAGCCAGACCTGGGTGCTGGTGCCGGCCGCCCAACCCAGCACGATCGCCGGTTACTACTCTCTGGCTCCAGCACAGGTCGGCCTCTCCAACCTCCAGCCTGCTGATGCCCGTCCCCTCCCTCCCTATCCCATCCCTTGCTTTCGGATGGGTCGCCTCGCTCGTGACCTGCGTTGGCATGGAGAAGGCATCGGTGCCCTTCTCGTAGGCCTTGCCGTCGAGCGTTGCTTGCAAGCTCGCCGTTCGGTCGGTGGCTACGCCCTGATCGTCGATGCCCTGGGAGACAACGCCAGGAGTTTCTACCTGCGTTACGGATTTCGGCCCTACGTCGACACCCCAAACAGCCTCTACCTGCCGCTGGGAGCGTGAGGTGTTGAAGGCAGGCATGCGCGGGATGAGCTCAGCCGGTCTGAATCAGATATTCCCGCACATGGCTGAC
This genomic stretch from Cyanobium gracile PCC 6307 harbors:
- a CDS encoding 4a-hydroxytetrahydrobiopterin dehydratase; translation: MAAKPLTPAQIAALPTDLPQWTVRQGKLHRELRFADFSAAFGFMARVALAAEALGHHPEWCNVWNRVTINLTTHDTGGLSDLDLALAQRIDALVS
- a CDS encoding Uma2 family endonuclease gives rise to the protein MLELAADGQLIALTPTGSETGARNAALNRLLALALRSSGLAFKLFDSSTGFRLPDGSVLSPDASLLHLERWTALTAEQRRGFAPLCPDLVVELASPLDEDPRGLTALRQKMDRYRANGAQLGWLLIPEVWAG
- a CDS encoding YdcF family protein; this translates as MLVGRSPEIAAASTALAAQMLRQGRIQEIYVSGVAPATAQRLLDLGVPPGRIAGDSCARTTWENTSLTSTWIREHHSAASRPAILLITDPWQRPRASHAFQRQQLPVTPIPAVPVLPLLQRNRLALRETAATVLHGLQGRM
- a CDS encoding DUF1778 domain-containing protein; translation: MTTTDRLDLKLSSTDKQLLQQAAAIEGISVAAFVRCAAKQRAAEAIQLNRVLSLSSRDYEAFHAALAEPFRPNESLSHALTQVGARVQRV